In Sphaerisporangium krabiense, the DNA window GTTCGTGGGGGCCGACCGCGGACATCGCGGCCCATGCCATTTTAGGCGATCGCCCTTACCGCCACGCGCGCCTCCGTGCAAAGTCGGACAATTCCCGCAGATTTCACCAAGACCGGATCTCGCCGATGACCAGGCCGAATGCCGGTATCCGGACGTCCGGGAAGGCCGTGCCCCGGGTCAAGGAACCGAGCACGCTGGACTAACCCCTCCCCCCTCGGGAAGACAGCCAGCATGGTGGACGAAGGACAGACGCGATTCGCCGCCACCGAACAGGTGATGCAGCCGCTGATCCCGTTCGTGTGCAGACGGCACCTCGGAGAACGCTGCCGTCTCGCCGTATGGGCGCTGGTGGTCGCCGCTTTCGCGGCCGGGTTCGTCATGCCGATGTCGGCCAAGGCGGACGACGAGACGGCCGCGCGGCCCCTCGCGGCCCGGTCGGCCGCCTGCGGCGGGCACGACGCGCATAAGCTCGTGACATGCCCCTCGCCGCGGCCTTCCCCGCGACCCTGATGACCAAGGACGGTGTGCGGATCGACGCGGCGCACACCCCCTCGCGCGGCGACGCCGGCCTCGGCATCGTCCTCGCGCACGGCTTCACCGGCTCATGGCGCGAGACCACGACCCGGCGCATCGCCCACGTGCTCAGCGGCTACGGCGGCGTCGTCGCCTTCGACTTCCGCGGGCACGGCAGGTCGGGCGGCCTGTCCACGGTCGGCGACGCCGAGGTCCTGGACGTCGCCGCCGCCGTCGCCCACGCCCGGTCCATCGGCTACACGCGCGTCGTGACCGTCGGGTTCTCGATGGGCGCCGCCGTGGCCGTCCGCCACGCCGCCCTGCACGGCGGGACGGACGGCGTCGTCGCGGTGAGCGGCCCCGCCCGCTGGTACTACCGGGGCACGCGGCCGATGCGGCAGGTCCACTGGGCCATCGAGAAGGCCCCCGGACGGATGGCCGCCCGGCTGGTCAAACGCACCCGCATCCGCTCCATCCCCTGGAACCCCGTGCCGCTCGCCCCGCACGAGGCCGCCGGACGCGTCTCGCCGGCGCCCTTCCTGATCGTCCACGGCGACGCCGACACCTTCTTCCCCCTGGAACACGCCCACCAGCTCTACGAGGCCGCCCGCGAGCCCAAGGAACTGTGGATCGAGCCCGGGTACGGCCACGCCGAGTCCTCGGCGACGCCCGACCTGATCCGGCGCATCGGCCGCTGGATCTCCCACCTGCCCCGCCTCGCGGATCGCCCCCCATCCCCGGACCGCCGCGACGTTCCCGGCGCCGCCGAGGTCCCCGACGCCCCCGAGCGGACGGTGCCCGAGTGATCCTCGTTCTCAACTCCGGATCCTCATCGGTCAAGTACCAGCTCATCGACCTCGACGGCCCCACGCGCGTCCTCGTCGGCGGCAAGGTCGAACGCATCGGCGAGCACGGGTCCCCCGTCCCCGACCACGAGGCCGCGCTGCGGATCGTGGCCCACGAGGTCTCCCTGGACTCGCCCGAGCTCACCGCGATCGGCCACCGCGTCGTCCACGGCGGCCCCCTGTTCACCGGCCCCGTGCTCATCACCGACGACGTGGTCAAGCACATCGCGGAGGCCGTCCCGCTCGCCCCCCTCCACAACCCGGCCAACCTCGCCGGCATCGAGATCACGCGCAGGCTCAGGCCCGACCTCCCGCAGGTCGCCGTCTTCGACACCGCCTTCCACAGCACGATCCCGCCCGCCGCCCGCACCTACGCCATCGACCGCGAGATCGCCGAGCGCAACGGCGTGCGCCGGTACGGCTTCCACGGCACCTCCACGGCGTACGTCTCCCGCGTGGCCGCCGAGCTCGTCGGCCGCCCCGACAGCGCCAACGCGATCGTGCTGCACCTCGGCAACGGGGCCAGCGCCTCGGCCGTCTCCGCCGGGACGTGCGTGGACACCTCCATGGGCATGACCCCGCTGGAGGGCCTGGTCATGGGCACCCGCTCTGGCGACATCGACCCCGCCGTCATCTTCGTGCTGATCCGTTCGGGCATGTCCCCCGACGAGGTCGAGGCCATGCTGTTCCGGCACAGCGGCCTGCAAGGGCTGTGCGGCGAGAACGACATGCGGACGGTCATCGCCCGCGTCGAGGCAGGCGACCCGGACGCCGTCCTCGCCTACGACGTCTACTGCCACCGCCTGCGCAAGTACATCGGCGCCTACTGCGCCGTCCTCGGCCGGGTCGACGTGATCGCCTTCACCGGTGGCGTGGGAGAGAACTCCCCGCTGGTCAGGCAGAACGTCCTCTCCGGCCTCCACCCCCTCGGCATCCGCCTGGACCCCGTCCGCAACGCCTCCGCCTCCGGCACCCGCCTGATCTCCACCGACGACTCCGCCGTAGCGGTCGCCGTCATCCCCACCGACGAGGAACTGGAGATCGCCCTCGAAACTTCCGCCGTAGTGGCGCGAACCAAATCCCCATAAGTGTCGTCTACCTCCACGAGGAGGTATGAGATCCACGACGAGGGCTCCGGTTCAGGGCAGCGCTCGTCTGCGGGGGCGATCTCGCCTTCTCTCCCCCGCGGGCCATCGCCCAGCGGCGCCAAGCGCCCTGGGCGAGGCTCCGCCCGCCCGCTCGTCGGCGCCTCGACCAGGAAAAGGTCCTCGCCTCCGGCGGGCTATGCGCCGTCGTCGCCGTCGCGCAGGGAATGAATCATGCTCTGCAGGATCCGGAACGCGTCCGACTGCTCGGTCTCGGTCATGCCGGCCAGCATTCTGACCTCGACGGACCGGACCGCTACGGTCGCCTTCTCCAGGCTCCGCCGGCCGCGGGGCGTGAGCCGCGCGGGGAGAGCCTTCCCGACGGGCGCCTCCGCGGGCCTGGTCACGTAGCCCTCTCGTTCCAGGGTCTGGAGCAGCACGTTCATCGACTGCCGTGTGACGAACGCGCCGCGCGCGAGCTCGGAGTTCGACAAGCCCGGCCGTTGAGCCAGCAGCTCGAGGCAGGAGTAGTGCGTCACGCTCATCCCGAGTGGCCGCAACACCTCCTCCATGGCCGCGCGCAGGGCGCTCGAAGCCTCTTTCAGCAGGTAGCCCAGTGATTTGTCCAGGTCGATGCCGCGGCCGTTTTGACTCATGTCAGGATTCTGACATACGTTGGCCTGTGTCAGGAATCTGACACGAAGAGAAGGAGCATCACCATGCCCGCCACCGGCCCCGACTTCATCTCGCTCCAGGCGCGCGACCTCGACGCTTCGCAGGCGTTCTACGAGCGGTACCTCGGCCTCGTCCGCTCGCAGGCCGGACCTCCGCACGCCGTCGTCTTCGAGACGAAGCCGATCGCGTTCGCGCTCCGCGACGTCGTTCCCGGCACCGATCTCGCATCCGTCGCCCAGCCCGGCATCGGCGCCGCGATCTGGCTCCACGCCACCGACGTCCAGGCCATCCACGATGCTCTCGTCGCCGACGGTCACACCATCGTCTCCGCACCGATCGACGGCCCCTTCGGCCGGACATTCACCTTCGCCGACCCCGACGGCTACCAGGTCACCCTCCACGACCGCGCCTGACAGGCCGAACGCCACCGACGCTCACCGTTGGCGGGAGCCACCTGGGGAAGACGGCCCGAGCCGGAGGCGAGGACCTACTCTGGTGGGCCGCCTCCCCGCAAAAGCCGGGCGGTTCAGCCGAGGCGGGCGATGGACTTGTATTCCAGGTAGGACGACAGGCCCTCGGGGCCGAGTTCGCGGCCTATGCCGCTGGCCTTGAAGCCGCCGAAGGGGGTGGAGGGGTCCATGGTGTTCATCAGGTTGACGCCGTAGGTGCCGGTGCGGACGCGGCGGGCGATGTCCATGCCGTGGTCGGTGTCGGCGGTCCAGACCGAGCCGGACAGGCCGTAGTCGCTGTCGTTGGCGATGCGGACGGCGTCCTCCTCGTCGCGGTAGGGGATGACCGCCAGCACCGGGCCGAAGATCTCCTCGCGGGCGACGCGCATGTCGTTGGTGACCCCGGCGAAGACGGTGGGGGCGACGTACCAGCCGCGGTCACGGGGACGGTCGAGGCCGCCGACGACGGGCTTGGCGCCCTCCTCGATGCCGGACCTGATGTAGCCCTCGACGCGCTCCTGCTGTCGTCTGGCGACGAGCGGGCCGATGCCGGTGGCCGGGTCGGACGGGTCGCCCACCTGCTGGCCGGCCACCATGTCCGCGACGGCCTGCACGACCTCCTCGTAGCGGGAGGCGGAGGCGAGGATGCGGGTCTGGGCCACGCACGCCTGGCCGTTGTTCATCAGGGAGGCGATGGAGAGGAAG includes these proteins:
- a CDS encoding alpha/beta hydrolase, which translates into the protein MPLAAAFPATLMTKDGVRIDAAHTPSRGDAGLGIVLAHGFTGSWRETTTRRIAHVLSGYGGVVAFDFRGHGRSGGLSTVGDAEVLDVAAAVAHARSIGYTRVVTVGFSMGAAVAVRHAALHGGTDGVVAVSGPARWYYRGTRPMRQVHWAIEKAPGRMAARLVKRTRIRSIPWNPVPLAPHEAAGRVSPAPFLIVHGDADTFFPLEHAHQLYEAAREPKELWIEPGYGHAESSATPDLIRRIGRWISHLPRLADRPPSPDRRDVPGAAEVPDAPERTVPE
- a CDS encoding acetate/propionate family kinase translates to MILVLNSGSSSVKYQLIDLDGPTRVLVGGKVERIGEHGSPVPDHEAALRIVAHEVSLDSPELTAIGHRVVHGGPLFTGPVLITDDVVKHIAEAVPLAPLHNPANLAGIEITRRLRPDLPQVAVFDTAFHSTIPPAARTYAIDREIAERNGVRRYGFHGTSTAYVSRVAAELVGRPDSANAIVLHLGNGASASAVSAGTCVDTSMGMTPLEGLVMGTRSGDIDPAVIFVLIRSGMSPDEVEAMLFRHSGLQGLCGENDMRTVIARVEAGDPDAVLAYDVYCHRLRKYIGAYCAVLGRVDVIAFTGGVGENSPLVRQNVLSGLHPLGIRLDPVRNASASGTRLISTDDSAVAVAVIPTDEELEIALETSAVVARTKSP
- a CDS encoding MarR family winged helix-turn-helix transcriptional regulator, giving the protein MSQNGRGIDLDKSLGYLLKEASSALRAAMEEVLRPLGMSVTHYSCLELLAQRPGLSNSELARGAFVTRQSMNVLLQTLEREGYVTRPAEAPVGKALPARLTPRGRRSLEKATVAVRSVEVRMLAGMTETEQSDAFRILQSMIHSLRDGDDGA
- a CDS encoding VOC family protein, translated to MPATGPDFISLQARDLDASQAFYERYLGLVRSQAGPPHAVVFETKPIAFALRDVVPGTDLASVAQPGIGAAIWLHATDVQAIHDALVADGHTIVSAPIDGPFGRTFTFADPDGYQVTLHDRA